The following proteins come from a genomic window of Gloeomargarita sp. SRBZ-1_bins_9:
- the deoC gene encoding deoxyribose-phosphate aldolase, with protein MTDLPDIASVIEHALLRPGITPQEVAEGCDIADRYGFPVVCVYPSAVRQCVERLPHRRCRVCAVIGFPLGATTSAVKLYEAMEAVDNGAQELDVVLHWGWLKGGQTQAVYEEIAQIVQDTGQTVKAIVEMGQLTPDEQKLAVEICLDAGVQYLKTGSGWFGGVTVEQVTALRELTQQRVGIKAAGGIRTLEQAHALLRAGATRLGTSWGVELVQQQEALPSPP; from the coding sequence TTGACCGATTTACCGGACATTGCCTCGGTGATCGAACACGCCCTGTTGCGTCCAGGCATCACCCCCCAGGAGGTGGCCGAGGGCTGCGACATTGCCGATCGGTATGGGTTTCCGGTGGTGTGTGTCTATCCCAGCGCCGTGCGCCAGTGCGTGGAACGTTTGCCTCACCGTCGGTGCCGGGTCTGTGCCGTGATTGGGTTTCCCCTGGGGGCCACCACCAGCGCCGTCAAGCTCTATGAGGCCATGGAGGCAGTGGACAACGGTGCCCAAGAACTGGACGTGGTGCTGCATTGGGGCTGGCTCAAAGGGGGCCAAACCCAGGCCGTTTACGAAGAAATCGCCCAGATTGTGCAAGACACCGGGCAAACGGTGAAAGCCATTGTGGAAATGGGCCAGCTCACCCCGGACGAACAAAAGCTGGCGGTGGAGATTTGTCTAGATGCGGGGGTGCAGTATCTGAAAACGGGCAGTGGTTGGTTTGGTGGAGTGACGGTGGAGCAGGTGACGGCTTTGCGGGAATTGACCCAGCAACGGGTGGGGATCAAAGCAGCGGGGGGCATTCGTACCTTAGAGCAGGCCCACGCTCTACTGCGCGCCGGTGCCACCCGCCTGGGGACGTCCTGGGGGGTCGAACTGGTGCAGCAACAGGAGGCCCTGCCCTCACCACCATGA
- the hslO gene encoding Hsp33 family molecular chaperone HslO: MAMVDQLMRATAAGGAIRAVGVITTRLVGEARQRHGLSYVATAALGRTMSAGLLLASSMKRMAARVNIRFRGNGPLGTVFVDAGRDGTVRGYVDQPQVELPPNPQGKLDVGRAVGAEGYLYVLRDNGYGYPYASTVELVSGEVGDDIAYYLTTSEQTPSALALGVYLEGGQVRAAGGLLLQILPKAAQEEGLIEVLESRVAALSGFTPLLLAGRQLSDMFQELLGDMDLVIFPEVQLVRFHCGCNFDRVLGALKMLGIQELKSMIHQDDGAEVTCHFCSSVFHAQRNHLEQLVEELEREAAAKPLR; the protein is encoded by the coding sequence ATGGCGATGGTGGATCAATTGATGCGGGCCACAGCGGCTGGGGGGGCCATCCGGGCCGTGGGGGTGATTACCACCCGGTTGGTGGGGGAAGCGCGACAACGGCACGGCTTGTCCTACGTGGCCACGGCGGCCTTGGGACGGACCATGAGCGCGGGATTGCTGCTGGCGTCGAGTATGAAACGGATGGCGGCCCGGGTCAACATTCGCTTCCGGGGGAACGGACCGCTGGGGACCGTGTTTGTGGATGCGGGGCGGGATGGCACGGTGCGGGGCTACGTGGACCAACCCCAGGTAGAACTGCCCCCCAATCCCCAAGGGAAATTGGATGTAGGCAGAGCGGTCGGTGCCGAGGGCTATCTTTACGTGCTGCGGGACAACGGCTACGGCTATCCCTATGCCAGTACGGTGGAGCTCGTCTCCGGGGAAGTGGGCGACGACATTGCCTACTACCTGACAACCTCGGAACAGACCCCCTCGGCCCTGGCGTTGGGAGTGTATCTAGAGGGGGGTCAAGTGCGCGCCGCCGGGGGATTACTCCTGCAAATCCTGCCCAAGGCGGCCCAGGAGGAAGGACTCATCGAGGTACTGGAATCCCGGGTGGCGGCCCTATCGGGATTTACGCCCCTGTTGTTAGCCGGACGCCAGTTGAGCGACATGTTCCAGGAATTGCTGGGGGACATGGACCTGGTGATTTTCCCCGAAGTCCAACTGGTACGCTTCCACTGCGGCTGTAACTTCGACCGGGTGCTGGGGGCGCTGAAAATGCTGGGCATCCAGGAACTCAAAAGCATGATCCACCAGGACGACGGTGCAGAAGTTACCTGCCATTTTTGCAGCTCCGTGTTCCACGCCCAGCGCAACCACCTGGAACAACTGGTGGAGGAACTGGAGCGGGAAGCCGCCGCCAAGCCACTGCGCTAG
- the thrS gene encoding threonine--tRNA ligase, which yields MDPIHLPKTSESERLKRIRHTASHVMAMAVQRLFPKAKVTIGPWIEDGFYYDFDHPEPFTEKDLKAIKKEMVKIIKKKLPVIREEVTREEALRRIQALNEPYKLEILADIKEEPITIYHLGDEWWDLCAGPHLDNVGELNPDAIELESVAGAYWRGDERNPMLQRIYGTAWETPEQLQAYLQRKQEALRRDHRRLGQELDLFSIQEEAGGGLVFWHPKGARMRLLIENYWRDAHLRAGYELLYTPHLAHLDLWKTSGHWDFYRESMFEAIPVEAQAYQLKPMNCPFHVLTYKTHLHSYRELPIRYAELGTVYRYERSGTLHGLMRVRGFTQDDAHIFCLPEQVAEEILGVLNLTEQILSDFGFRDYEVNLSTRPEKSVGSDEVWELATKALRNALDTKGWTYKEDVGGGAFYGPKIDIKIRDAIGRLWQCSTVQVDFNLPQRFGLEYVAADGSRQTPIMIHRAIFGSLERFFGILIEHYAGDFPLWLAPVQLRFLPVAEQYVAYAQNLATDWQKLGLRVEVDRSGERLGKLIRNAETAKIPVMAIVGAKEQQSSTLSIRTRHGGDLGALSIAEVQERLMQAVQQRRDF from the coding sequence ATGGACCCTATTCATTTGCCCAAAACGAGCGAATCGGAGCGGCTCAAACGCATTCGCCACACGGCCTCCCACGTCATGGCCATGGCGGTGCAACGGCTATTTCCCAAGGCCAAAGTGACGATTGGTCCCTGGATTGAAGATGGCTTTTATTACGATTTCGACCACCCGGAACCCTTTACCGAAAAGGACCTCAAGGCCATCAAAAAAGAGATGGTGAAAATCATTAAGAAGAAACTGCCGGTTATTCGCGAGGAGGTCACCCGGGAGGAAGCCCTGCGCCGCATTCAGGCCTTAAATGAACCCTACAAACTGGAAATTTTGGCTGACATTAAGGAAGAACCGATTACGATTTATCACCTGGGGGACGAGTGGTGGGACCTGTGCGCTGGGCCACACTTGGATAACGTGGGGGAACTCAATCCCGATGCCATCGAACTGGAAAGCGTGGCGGGGGCCTACTGGCGAGGGGATGAACGCAACCCCATGCTCCAACGCATCTATGGGACGGCTTGGGAAACGCCCGAGCAATTGCAGGCCTATTTACAGCGCAAGCAGGAGGCCCTCCGGCGGGACCATCGGCGCTTGGGGCAGGAGTTGGATTTATTCAGCATCCAGGAGGAGGCGGGGGGTGGGTTGGTCTTTTGGCATCCCAAGGGTGCCCGGATGCGGTTGTTGATCGAAAACTATTGGCGGGACGCCCATCTGCGGGCTGGTTATGAACTGCTCTATACACCCCATTTGGCCCACCTGGACCTGTGGAAAACATCGGGGCACTGGGATTTTTATCGGGAGAGTATGTTTGAGGCCATCCCCGTCGAAGCCCAGGCCTATCAACTCAAACCCATGAATTGTCCCTTTCATGTTTTGACCTATAAAACCCATCTCCATTCCTATCGGGAGTTGCCCATTCGCTATGCGGAGTTGGGGACGGTCTATCGCTATGAACGGTCAGGAACCTTGCATGGCCTTATGCGGGTACGGGGATTTACCCAGGACGACGCCCACATCTTCTGTTTGCCGGAACAGGTGGCGGAGGAAATCCTGGGGGTGTTGAACCTGACCGAACAAATCCTGTCGGATTTTGGGTTTCGGGATTATGAGGTGAATTTATCCACCCGCCCGGAGAAGTCGGTGGGGTCCGATGAGGTGTGGGAACTGGCGACCAAGGCCCTGCGGAATGCCCTGGATACCAAGGGTTGGACCTACAAAGAGGATGTGGGGGGGGGCGCCTTTTACGGACCGAAGATTGATATTAAAATTCGGGATGCCATCGGGCGGCTATGGCAATGTTCAACGGTGCAGGTAGACTTCAACTTGCCCCAGCGTTTCGGTTTGGAATATGTGGCGGCGGATGGTTCTCGCCAGACACCGATTATGATCCACCGGGCCATTTTTGGTTCCTTGGAACGTTTCTTTGGGATTCTCATCGAGCACTACGCCGGTGACTTTCCCCTGTGGTTGGCGCCGGTGCAATTGCGGTTTTTGCCGGTGGCCGAACAATACGTGGCCTACGCCCAAAACCTTGCCACCGACTGGCAGAAATTGGGCCTCCGGGTGGAGGTGGATAGGTCGGGGGAACGATTGGGGAAACTCATCCGCAATGCGGAGACGGCGAAAATTCCGGTGATGGCCATCGTGGGGGCCAAGGAGCAGCAAAGCAGCACCCTGAGTATCCGCACCCGCCACGGTGGGGACCTGGGGGCCTTGTCGATCGCCGAGGTGCAGGAGCGTCTGATGCAGGCGGTACAGCAACGGCGAGATTTTTAA
- a CDS encoding chemotaxis protein CheW, whose product MKVLYFPVGSLQVGWPLTQVQKVIPYPTVYSSGQRPIGLAHFEQQEVIVLDLHQYLFGQPNASPPTHLTVVRSGGELYGVPCSGIPALMEVAPPEIQPLPPTYRQADTLGLASHVIRRSEEPLTVFLLDSQRLAALCHPAPALS is encoded by the coding sequence ATGAAGGTTTTGTATTTTCCCGTGGGTTCCCTCCAGGTGGGGTGGCCCTTGACCCAGGTGCAAAAAGTGATTCCCTACCCCACTGTTTACAGCAGCGGCCAGCGCCCCATCGGCCTTGCCCATTTTGAGCAGCAGGAAGTCATCGTCCTTGACCTGCACCAGTATTTATTCGGTCAACCCAATGCCAGTCCCCCTACCCATCTCACGGTCGTCCGCAGCGGCGGTGAACTCTACGGCGTTCCCTGTAGTGGCATCCCCGCCCTGATGGAGGTGGCGCCACCAGAAATACAACCGCTGCCCCCGACTTACCGGCAAGCCGATACCTTGGGCCTGGCCAGCCATGTGATCCGCCGGTCTGAGGAACCGCTAACGGTGTTTTTGCTCGACAGCCAGCGCCTGGCCGCCCTGTGCCACCCCGCCCCTGCGTTATCATAG
- a CDS encoding DUF533 domain-containing protein, translated as MMSNLSPQEALACIKVLIFMARADGIFRAEEEEILLETCRNLDLPPDVSLLDLVRQDIDLEAELAQITSPAAREQVYAAALAMACADRNRSVEEREVLARIKQAFRIPQEQADFIQRLLEDTRSTLLPTPIAPIRDPVERERRIDQIIRNYAIFTAVLGAFPVPGLALVTDIAVLTFQLKMIEEIGQYWGYQVQRREAELLRDGMVGGVGISLFRIAVSNAAKLVPGWGSVVGASLSYASTWAIGKVANQYYASGGKLDRQTLQEAFRQARREGEQEYQKNRALIQAQQQAHADRIQQLNQQLQRGEITQAEYEQKLQELSQTLASSGGSAGQPRQD; from the coding sequence TTGATGTCCAATTTGTCGCCCCAGGAAGCCTTGGCTTGCATTAAGGTCTTGATTTTCATGGCGCGGGCGGATGGTATTTTCCGGGCCGAGGAAGAAGAAATCCTGCTAGAGACCTGCCGGAATTTAGACCTACCCCCTGACGTATCCCTGCTGGATTTGGTGCGTCAGGACATTGACCTGGAGGCCGAGCTGGCGCAAATTACCTCCCCCGCCGCCCGGGAACAGGTCTATGCGGCTGCCTTGGCCATGGCCTGCGCCGACCGGAATCGCTCGGTGGAGGAGCGGGAGGTCCTGGCCCGGATCAAACAGGCCTTTCGCATCCCCCAGGAGCAGGCGGATTTTATTCAGCGTCTGTTGGAGGATACCCGCAGCACCTTGCTACCGACCCCCATTGCCCCTATTAGGGACCCGGTGGAACGGGAACGGCGCATTGACCAAATCATCCGAAACTACGCGATTTTTACCGCCGTGCTGGGGGCCTTTCCTGTGCCGGGGTTGGCGTTGGTCACGGACATTGCCGTGTTGACCTTTCAGTTGAAAATGATCGAAGAGATTGGGCAGTACTGGGGTTACCAGGTGCAGCGGCGGGAAGCGGAGTTACTGCGGGATGGCATGGTGGGGGGGGTGGGCATTTCCCTGTTTCGGATTGCGGTGAGCAATGCGGCCAAGCTGGTGCCCGGCTGGGGCAGTGTGGTCGGTGCATCCCTTTCCTATGCGTCCACCTGGGCCATCGGCAAAGTGGCCAACCAGTACTACGCCTCGGGGGGTAAATTGGACCGGCAAACCCTGCAGGAAGCCTTCAGACAAGCCCGCCGGGAAGGGGAACAGGAATATCAAAAAAACCGCGCCTTGATCCAAGCCCAACAGCAGGCCCATGCTGACCGGATTCAACAACTCAACCAGCAATTGCAAAGGGGGGAAATCACCCAAGCAGAATACGAGCAAAAACTGCAAGAACTCAGCCAGACCTTGGCCTCCTCAGGGGGGAGTGCCGGGCAACCGCGCCAAGATTAG
- a CDS encoding DUF3119 family protein: MEAVETTAPALPLPYTLNPDYRLAASLAVVGLVVTPWSWPVGVGCTALAAFLAWQTATLRWTFTATAVVLTRNGQPIRTFPYAEWQDWYLFWPRLPVVLFFREVRSIHFVPVLFDPVALTQYLNRYCPSRGAH; this comes from the coding sequence GTGGAAGCTGTGGAAACAACTGCCCCTGCGTTGCCCTTGCCCTATACCCTGAACCCGGATTACCGTCTGGCTGCGAGTTTGGCAGTGGTAGGTTTGGTGGTAACGCCCTGGTCCTGGCCGGTCGGGGTTGGCTGTACGGCTCTGGCGGCCTTTCTGGCTTGGCAAACCGCTACCCTGCGCTGGACGTTTACGGCAACGGCGGTGGTTCTCACCCGCAACGGGCAGCCGATCCGCACGTTTCCCTATGCCGAATGGCAGGATTGGTACCTGTTCTGGCCGAGGTTACCGGTGGTGCTGTTTTTCCGGGAGGTGCGGAGCATTCACTTTGTGCCGGTCCTGTTTGACCCCGTGGCCTTGACCCAATATCTCAACCGTTACTGTCCCTCTAGGGGAGCGCATTGA
- a CDS encoding DUF3086 domain-containing protein — translation METPETAALAAQIEQLRADIAQLQAEKARWQAEVQQAQAQFQQLLPQVLRELEERRQKLQLSIEQLERRQERIQKEMRSTFAGSSQEIAVRVQGFKDYLRGALQELVASVEELPLVPPSPAPDTEPPPPARKKPMPLQIAAQTYADQVEVIEECLEQYRTRPDYYGPAWQLRRTFEPVHEERVRRWFLEQGGRGALRSMGSRLQNILVTSAIISILRQLYDTDLRVLVLTSGPERLGEWRRGLQDCLGVSRSDFGAEGGILLFEAPEPLAHKADRFERDDLVPFIVMDEGDGTVPVVLLQFPLWLTFAPDPKKVRQRQLETDEFDFKLF, via the coding sequence ATGGAAACTCCAGAGACGGCGGCGTTGGCAGCCCAAATCGAACAACTGCGGGCGGACATTGCCCAACTGCAAGCGGAGAAGGCCCGGTGGCAAGCGGAAGTGCAGCAGGCCCAGGCCCAGTTTCAGCAACTGTTGCCCCAGGTGCTGCGGGAATTGGAGGAACGGCGTCAGAAATTGCAATTGAGTATTGAACAACTGGAACGCCGCCAGGAACGCATCCAGAAGGAAATGCGCTCGACCTTTGCCGGCAGCTCCCAGGAGATTGCGGTGCGGGTGCAGGGCTTCAAGGATTATTTGCGGGGGGCGCTCCAGGAACTGGTAGCCAGCGTGGAGGAATTGCCCCTGGTGCCCCCATCGCCGGCCCCGGACACTGAACCACCGCCTCCGGCCCGGAAAAAACCAATGCCTTTGCAAATCGCCGCCCAAACCTACGCGGACCAGGTGGAGGTGATTGAGGAGTGCCTGGAGCAGTACCGCACCCGACCGGATTACTACGGCCCGGCTTGGCAGTTACGGCGCACTTTTGAACCGGTGCACGAAGAACGGGTGCGACGCTGGTTTCTGGAACAGGGGGGCCGGGGGGCGCTCCGCAGTATGGGTAGTCGCCTGCAAAATATCCTGGTGACCTCGGCGATTATCTCCATCCTGCGCCAGCTCTACGATACGGATTTGCGGGTGTTGGTGCTCACCAGCGGCCCGGAACGCCTGGGGGAATGGCGACGGGGGTTACAGGACTGTTTGGGGGTCAGCCGGTCAGATTTCGGGGCCGAGGGGGGCATTTTGCTGTTTGAAGCCCCGGAACCCCTGGCCCACAAGGCGGACCGCTTTGAGCGGGATGACCTGGTGCCCTTTATTGTGATGGATGAAGGAGACGGGACGGTGCCGGTGGTGTTGCTGCAATTTCCCCTCTGGCTGACTTTTGCCCCCGACCCGAAGAAGGTGCGCCAACGGCAATTGGAAACGGACGAATTCGATTTCAAACTCTTCTAG
- a CDS encoding bifunctional riboflavin kinase/FAD synthetase translates to MWIPATPDQVLTPTAVALGNFDGLHRGHRVVIAPILSHPDLWPTVVTFQPHPVEYFSGQPRALLTPLPEKRAILESWGVRQLVLLTFDRELAQMTPEAFVLEVLHRQLQARQVSIGADFCFGQGRRGNAQLLQRLGESLGIGVTIVPEQQLDGERISSSRIRELLLQGQVAAVERLLGRPYTLIGQVVPGRSMGKEMGFPTANLQLPARKFLPRQGVYCVEVQAAGWPQPKPGVMNLGYRPTVDGQTLTAEVHLLRWRGDLYGQELQVQLRHFLRPEQKFPSITALQAQIQQDCQAAAAYFQLSQGQLEPT, encoded by the coding sequence GTGTGGATACCGGCGACCCCTGACCAAGTCCTGACCCCAACGGCCGTTGCCCTGGGGAATTTTGATGGCCTGCACCGGGGTCATCGTGTAGTCATTGCGCCGATTTTATCCCATCCCGACCTGTGGCCGACGGTGGTCACGTTCCAACCCCATCCGGTGGAGTATTTCAGCGGCCAGCCCCGCGCCCTCTTGACGCCCTTGCCGGAGAAACGGGCCATCCTGGAGAGTTGGGGTGTCCGACAACTGGTGCTGTTGACCTTTGACCGGGAGTTGGCCCAGATGACACCGGAAGCCTTTGTCCTCGAGGTTCTCCACCGGCAGTTGCAGGCGCGTCAGGTGAGCATAGGGGCGGACTTCTGCTTTGGCCAGGGACGGCGGGGCAATGCCCAGTTGCTTCAGCGATTGGGGGAATCCTTGGGTATTGGGGTGACCATCGTCCCGGAGCAGCAGTTAGACGGGGAACGCATCAGCAGCTCCCGTATCCGAGAACTGTTGTTGCAGGGCCAGGTGGCGGCAGTCGAACGCCTACTGGGACGGCCCTATACCTTGATTGGCCAAGTGGTGCCCGGACGGTCTATGGGAAAGGAAATGGGATTTCCCACCGCCAATTTGCAACTGCCCGCCCGCAAATTTTTGCCGCGCCAGGGGGTCTATTGTGTGGAGGTGCAGGCGGCGGGTTGGCCCCAGCCCAAACCAGGAGTGATGAACCTAGGCTACCGGCCTACCGTAGACGGGCAAACCCTGACGGCGGAGGTCCATCTGTTGCGCTGGCGCGGGGATTTGTACGGCCAGGAGTTGCAGGTGCAGTTGCGCCACTTTTTGCGTCCTGAGCAGAAATTCCCCAGTATCACCGCCTTGCAAGCCCAAATCCAGCAGGATTGCCAGGCCGCCGCCGCCTATTTCCAGCTCTCCCAGGGACAACTGGAACCGACCTAG
- a CDS encoding DoxX family protein, whose amino-acid sequence MAGVQSWVPLVARVFLSAVFIRAGITKILNPEGTQAYMAKFGVPGWLLIPTIIVLLAGGLSVLLGYKARWGAALLIGFLIPATLIFHTDFSQNIEVIQFFKNLALMGGLLLVVSYGAGPLSVDHPQP is encoded by the coding sequence ATGGCCGGTGTACAGTCGTGGGTGCCCCTGGTGGCGCGGGTATTTTTATCGGCGGTGTTTATTCGCGCCGGCATCACCAAAATTCTCAACCCGGAGGGCACCCAAGCCTACATGGCCAAGTTTGGCGTGCCAGGGTGGTTGTTGATCCCCACGATTATCGTGTTGCTGGCGGGGGGATTATCGGTGCTCCTAGGATACAAGGCCCGCTGGGGAGCGGCGTTGCTGATCGGTTTTCTCATTCCTGCTACCCTCATCTTCCACACCGATTTCAGTCAGAATATCGAGGTGATCCAATTTTTTAAGAATCTGGCGCTGATGGGGGGTCTGCTGCTGGTGGTGAGCTACGGCGCTGGCCCCTTGAGTGTGGACCACCCGCAACCCTAG
- the ftsY gene encoding signal recognition particle-docking protein FtsY — protein MTFNWFERNPTPTDGTTPAIDYVEWAKRAYEHIRQQQQGAAAPEVSPEPEPEPETLASPTSFLARAAALRQSRLAALKESLAAPSSSTEPAPTTPAAEPLPQLDEGFLWSAEVLAAQGRRPEEVTVEEINWLQKLRRGLAKTRRQILNQLKAIVGQGPLDERAVGELETLLLQADVGVTVTDWVIQQIQNRLRQEALPPEMALKLMASLLREVLEQPYRRGYAPNLTPARGRLNIWLITGVNGVGKTTTIGKLAHLAQKSGYRCLIAAADTFRAAAVEQLQIWGERAGVDVISNPTPNADPAAVVFDAIGAAQARGVELLLVDTAGRLQNKQNLMAELAKIRRVIDKKAPEAHVESLLVLDATLGQNGLRQAQVFTEAVRLTGVIITKLDSTARGGIALAIAQELGLPIRFIGAGEGLTDLRPFSSYEFVEALIGL, from the coding sequence ATGACGTTCAATTGGTTCGAGCGGAACCCAACCCCCACCGATGGGACAACCCCGGCGATAGATTATGTGGAATGGGCTAAACGGGCCTATGAACATATCCGGCAACAGCAGCAAGGGGCAGCCGCACCCGAGGTTTCCCCCGAACCCGAACCTGAACCGGAAACTTTAGCATCCCCCACCTCCTTCCTGGCCCGAGCAGCGGCGTTACGCCAAAGCCGGTTGGCCGCCCTCAAGGAATCCTTAGCCGCCCCGTCGTCATCAACGGAACCTGCCCCTACGACGCCTGCCGCCGAACCCCTACCGCAGCTAGACGAAGGCTTTTTGTGGTCTGCCGAAGTCCTGGCGGCCCAGGGGCGACGACCTGAAGAGGTCACCGTCGAAGAAATCAACTGGTTACAAAAACTGCGCCGGGGCCTGGCCAAAACTCGCCGCCAAATCCTCAACCAGCTCAAGGCCATCGTGGGGCAAGGACCCCTGGATGAACGGGCGGTTGGCGAACTGGAAACCTTACTGCTGCAAGCCGATGTGGGGGTGACGGTTACCGATTGGGTCATCCAACAAATCCAAAACCGCCTGCGCCAGGAGGCCCTCCCCCCGGAAATGGCCCTGAAGCTGATGGCCAGCCTGTTGCGGGAGGTGCTAGAACAACCCTACCGACGGGGTTATGCCCCCAACTTGACGCCAGCGCGGGGCCGGTTAAATATCTGGTTGATCACCGGGGTCAACGGCGTTGGTAAAACCACCACCATCGGCAAACTGGCGCACCTGGCCCAGAAATCCGGTTATCGTTGCCTGATTGCGGCGGCGGACACGTTTCGGGCGGCAGCCGTGGAACAACTGCAAATCTGGGGCGAACGGGCCGGCGTTGACGTCATCAGCAACCCTACCCCCAACGCGGACCCGGCAGCGGTGGTCTTCGATGCCATTGGAGCAGCCCAAGCTCGGGGGGTGGAACTCCTGCTGGTGGATACCGCCGGTCGTTTGCAAAACAAACAAAACCTGATGGCGGAACTGGCCAAAATCCGGCGGGTGATCGACAAAAAAGCCCCCGAGGCCCATGTCGAATCCCTGCTGGTGCTCGATGCCACCCTCGGGCAAAACGGGCTGCGCCAGGCCCAGGTCTTTACCGAAGCGGTGCGCCTAACAGGGGTCATCATCACCAAACTGGACAGTACCGCCCGGGGGGGAATCGCCCTAGCCATTGCCCAGGAATTGGGGTTGCCGATTCGCTTTATTGGCGCCGGCGAGGGGTTAACGGATTTGCGGCCCTTTTCCAGCTACGAATTTGTGGAGGCCCTGATCGGTCTCTAG
- a CDS encoding FAD-dependent monooxygenase, whose product MSRGGWRSDRWDYDVLIVGGSLVGLTLAAWLGPQGLRVLVAEAQKGLAGTPERVYALMPLTEEIWQAVGVWPQLQQVVQAYAQIDLTDQGQHPIVFTSRDLGGRPQLGSVGEQQRLWPVFREFIAQTPNVTYWEGTQLLDWVVTPGEVKVKLEQEGAILYRSVGLVVGADGARSRVRQQAGIGAWSWPYWQSCLTTVLYAQEPPVAYERFWPAGPLALLPLPEQRWGIVWTLPHAEAQRLLQAPVAEFLGELQPFLPFTQVMEVGPRRCFPVEWRQARRYVQPRLALIGDAAHRCHPVGGQGMNLGIRDAATLGAILVQAHHRGEDIGQLSVLRRYERWRWSQVLLSLLFTDLLNRVFSQGWEPLVTLRAWVLETMRRVGLLRRVSLHFMTGLWGRLPQGVLGHDF is encoded by the coding sequence ATGAGTCGTGGGGGTTGGCGGTCAGACAGGTGGGATTATGATGTGCTGATTGTGGGGGGGTCCCTGGTGGGGTTAACCCTGGCAGCGTGGCTGGGACCCCAGGGATTGCGGGTGTTGGTGGCGGAAGCGCAAAAGGGTTTGGCCGGGACACCTGAACGAGTCTATGCCCTCATGCCGTTGACCGAGGAGATTTGGCAGGCGGTGGGGGTCTGGCCGCAGTTGCAGCAGGTGGTGCAGGCGTACGCCCAAATTGACCTGACCGACCAGGGGCAACATCCGATTGTCTTTACCTCTAGGGATTTGGGGGGCAGGCCACAGTTGGGGTCGGTGGGGGAGCAGCAGCGTCTTTGGCCGGTGTTTCGGGAATTCATTGCCCAAACCCCCAATGTGACCTACTGGGAGGGGACACAGTTGCTGGATTGGGTGGTGACCCCCGGCGAAGTCAAGGTCAAACTGGAACAGGAGGGAGCTATCCTATACCGGTCGGTGGGATTAGTGGTGGGGGCGGATGGAGCGCGGTCACGGGTGCGGCAGCAGGCGGGTATCGGTGCTTGGTCGTGGCCCTACTGGCAGTCCTGTTTGACCACGGTGCTGTACGCGCAGGAACCACCGGTGGCCTATGAGCGGTTTTGGCCGGCAGGACCCCTGGCTTTGTTGCCTTTACCTGAGCAGCGCTGGGGAATTGTCTGGACGTTACCCCATGCCGAGGCGCAGCGGTTACTCCAGGCCCCTGTTGCCGAATTTTTGGGGGAATTACAGCCATTTTTACCCTTTACCCAGGTGATGGAGGTGGGACCGCGCCGTTGTTTTCCGGTGGAGTGGCGGCAGGCGCGGCGCTATGTGCAACCCCGGTTGGCGTTGATTGGGGATGCGGCCCATCGCTGCCATCCGGTCGGTGGTCAGGGGATGAATTTGGGGATTCGGGATGCGGCCACCCTGGGGGCTATTCTGGTGCAGGCCCATCACCGGGGAGAGGACATCGGCCAGTTGTCGGTTTTGCGACGCTATGAACGTTGGCGGTGGTCGCAGGTCCTGTTGTCGCTGCTGTTTACCGACCTGTTGAACCGGGTATTTTCCCAGGGGTGGGAACCATTGGTGACCCTGCGGGCATGGGTGCTAGAAACCATGCGGCGAGTGGGCCTGTTGCGCCGTGTGTCGCTCCATTTTATGACCGGTCTGTGGGGTCGCTTGCCCCAGGGAGTACTTGGACATGATTTCTGA